The stretch of DNA TCGAAGTGGCAAAAGCTTTTAATAGACAGATCAGTATCAAAAAAAGAATAACCGTCCAGTTTCCTATTTCAAAATATCTGAAAAGACTATTTTCGATAATAGAATGGGTATTCCCGTTGGTGAAATCTTTTACGGTTTCATAACCCTCTCCAAATAAAGGAGGAAAAAGAACACAAAGCAAAGACAACGCAGCACCTCCAACCATTGCTTTACGCATACGGGAAATTTTGAGCTCTTTGATAAAATGCTCTACTTTCTGGGAAATAATCACAAAGTACCGGGCATATAAACCGGCTACTATTCCCAATATCAGATAATAGGGAACATTATGGTAATTAAAAGATTCCCTTGCATGAAATCTGAAAAGAATATCCTCCTGAAGCAATATTCTGGATAGAAGACTTCCGCATACTGCGGCAACTACTAGCGGGATAAAATCTGAAAAGACCACTCCTGTCAAAAGAATTTCGAATGCAAACATAACTCCTGCGATGGGAGCATTAAATGCAGAAGCAATACCAGCTGTAGCACCGGCAGCTAAAAGTAACGTTCTTTCTTTATAGCCGAGTCTGTAAGTCTGGGCGTAATTAGATCCTATGGCAGCTCCTGTTACAGCAATAGGACTTTCCAGCCCGGCAGATCCTCCCAGCCCTACGGTAATTGCACTCTGAACAATCTGTGAATACATTTTAACAGAAGAAACAATACTGGAGTTCTGGGCAATCTCATAGAGAATAGCACCAATACCTTTTCGGTCCTGACCTTTAAATAACGTAAGAACAATACTTGTCGTTAAAACAATTCCTAAAAAGGGAAAGACAATATAAAAAAGGATCTGATATTCGAAGTGAACCTTATTGACAATAAAATAATGGATGGTGTGTACCAATGTTTTTAGGATGACACCAGCCAATCCGGCTGTACATCCTACCAAAATACCTGAAAGAATCAGAAACTGGCTACGACTTAGTCTGTTGCTTAGCCAATGAAGAATAAGCTCATAGCTACGGACTTTTTCGAGACCATATTTTTGAAAATCTCTTTTGAATTTAAGAAAACTAAGATATTTTCTTTTGTTGTGAATCTTCACGGGTAGATATTTGGTATTTGACTATTTTTTAAGAATTTCTTTCAATACCCGATAAAGAAAGACTATATTAAAGAAAAAACTAATGTTAAAAATGGGTAATTATTAGCGGGTCTTTTTTTAACCTTTCCAAAGGCAGGTACTCAGGATAACAAAGATAAGAAAAAAGCAACGGATATTCTACGTGACTCATTTTTTATTGCTGGCTAATACGGGCAGCTATATGTTTTTTCATTAGATTTTACCTTGGTATGGTCATAGAATATAAGAGATAATGATCTTCGCTTCAAATTATTTATTATCAAAATATTTATTAAATAAAGCTAATTGATCAGATAGTGACCTGCTCCAATATGCTGTGGTATGCCCACCTAAAGATTCTATATAAAGGTGCTGGATTTTACCAGCTACCAGTTTTTCATGAAATTTCCTGTTCATCGTAATCATTTGCTGATCTTCAGTTCCACAATCAAGAATATAATTTTGCTGGGAATCTATCATTTTTTCTATTTTACTATCGGTTAAAAACTTTGGATCCAAAGATTCCAAAGGCCCTAGAACGGCATTTACTTTGTATTGCTCATAACCTTTCCCTAACGATTTTAAATCCAAAGCTCCACAAGAACTTCCTACAGTTCCAAAAGTATCCTGATAGGTAACACCAATATTCATGGCTCCATAGCCACCCATACTCCACCCTAAAATTCCTCTATATCTCTTTTCTTTTTTTGTAGGATAATTTTTATCAATAAACTCTACCAGTTCCTTGCCTATAAAAGTTTGATATTGGGAATCTTTAACAATAGGACTATCTGCATACCAACTGCTATAATTACCATCAGGAAGAATGTAGATTGTATTATAAGCCTTTGCCTTTTCGGTTAAATTAGGTAGATCTTCTTTCACTATCCTATCAGGATTACCGCTGAATCCATGCAGAATGTATACGGTTTTATAAGTGGTTTTAGGTTTAAGGCTGGGAGTAATAATGATAGTCTTAATTTTTTTATTCATTTTAGGACTGAAAATCTCCTTGTGAATAATTTGTTGTGCTGAAATTTGAGTAAAACTGATGAATACCAAAAAGAGGCTTATTAAATTTTTCATGCTTTAAAAACTGTTTAATTGAGTGGTTAATGTATTTTAGATGAATATGGCAAAATTGTGCCAGACAGGCGCTGAGTCTTTTATTATTCCGCAGATTGCACAGATAACGCAGATGTTTCTTGTTGGGGGACTAATTCAATGGACGAAATAACAAAGCTAAAACGTAATATTTGTCATTGACTATGTCTAATCTTCGATTTCAGAAACGCAGCATAGCGAAGTGAAGAATCTCAACATAGTAGTTAAACGCAAAGTCGCAAAAGATTCAAAAGTAATGCGTCTTTAAGGCGCAAAGGCGTTTCACTTAGCAAGGCCTGTATATTTTAGGATTTTATTCGGAGTATGGATTCTGTTATTTCTTTGTTTAGATTCCTACGGAAACTGAAAGTTCGACGAAGTCAATGACAAATAATGTGGTAATAACGACCATTTGTCATTGACTATGTCTAATCTTCGATTTCAGAAACGAAGCGTAAGCGAAGTGAAGGAATCTAAATTAATTAAATCATACACTTACAACCATATATTTAAATCATTAAGAGAGATTTCTCCTATCGTAAATAACAAACCTCCGTTAAATCTACGGTTTTACAAATCAACGATTTTGCGATTTTACACGATGAAGAGATTTCTCCTATTGTCGAAATAACAAAGCTAAAATATTGTTGAACGGTATATTTTTTGAGTGAATATTATGAACTACACATTGATAAAATCCAAAATGATGAAAAATAAACTGGCCATTTTTCTGTTAGCCCTTTTTCCGGTATTGTTGTTGGCACAGAATACTTCAGACAATTCCCGGAAAAATAATGAACCGATCGTTGTGTTGATTCATAGACTTACGGATATCAAAGAGCTTTCTTCTTCTCAGAAACAGATTCTTAAAGATCAACTTCAAAACCAAAATAATTTTGAAATGTACTTTAAAGGAAACGCTATATCCAGTATTCCAGATGATTTAATAGTCAATTTCACTAATATAGGCCGGAAAATTATGTACAATGTAAAAACAGCCTTGAAGTATGAATCTTATGATACGTATCAGAGAATTAATTTTCCACTGCTGGAATACAGACTTCCTTGTATTCTTGAAGTAAAAGGCTATACCAGTCGAACATTCAAAGAAAAAATGAAAAATAATGTGATTGCAGAGAATACAAAATATGTGTATTCACATACTCCTACCATTTATCTGAAAATGTGGGAAGATGAAATAGGAGATCCCCATTTTTATGGTGAGTTGGTTGTATTCCCGGAAGAAAAATAAACATCTTGCTTTATTATATTACTGATCTGCTTGATCTGCAAAATCAGTGAGCGTTTAAATTTAATCATCAAGAAATTGTCATCATCCTTATAAAAAATATACTCCCGCAAGTAAAGCGGAATAAGCAGACTCTGGATTTTGTGTTTTTTTAATCTGCTTTATTTTACGCCAATGCGAGAGTATGGAGCTATTTCTGTTGAAGAAATAGATGAAGTACTTTTATGATATTTTTATAAATAAAGTCAAGTTCTTCATAAGTAATACAGTATGGAGGTACCAGATACATTGTATTTCCCAGAGGACGCATAATAATTCCCCGTGATAAAAACTCATCGTAGATCTTTTTACCAGTTTCATTAAAATAGGAGGTTCCCTGATCGGTCTTTAAGTCCCAGGCCAAAATAGTTCCTGTTTGTCTTACATTTTCAACAAGATCATGCTCATTTAGGATTTTGGTGAAATCAGAATGTTGCTTACAAATCCTCTGGATGGCAAACTGTGTATTTTCCTGTAATAAAAGCTCCATACTTGCCAGTGCAGCAGTACAAGCCAGCGGATTGGCAGTAAATGAATGGCCATGAAATAAGGTTTTATATTTATCATCCGATAAAAAAGCATTGAAAATTTCTTCTGAACAGGTAGTAATTCCCATTGGCATAGTTCCGCCTGTTAATCCTTTTGAAAAGCACATGATATCCGGTTGTTCAGAAAGGTGATGAGCTGCAAAAAGTTTTCCTGTCCTTCCAAATCCTGTGAAAACCTCATCCTGAATCAGGATAATTTCTTTGGTTCGGCAGAATTTCATCAGTTCGCTGAGATCTTCGGCAGAATGCATCAGCATTCCTGCTGCTCCCTGTACCAAAGGTTCATATATAAAGCAGGCTGTTTCATCAGCTACGTTACTGATCTGTGTTTTCAGATCATCGAGATTACCGGAATGAGGGGTATCAATGAAGATCACTTCAAACAACATTCCTCCAAAAGGTTGAGTCCATGCGCTTCTTCCGCTTACAGACATGGCACCGAAAGTATCCCCATGATAAGCATCCTTAAACGCTAGTATCTTATTTTTTGCTTTGCCCTGATTATAAGCATATTGTATACTCATTTTTAAAGCAACTTCTACGGCAGTAGATCCATTATCTGAATAAAAAACCTTTCCTTGATTTTCAGGAAGAAGGTTAAGCAGGTTTTCAGAAAGCTGTATGGCAGGCTCATGGGTAAACCCGGCAAAGATGACCTGTTCCAGTGTATTCAGTTGGTTAAATACCTTTTGTGCAATATATGGATGAGCATGTCCGTGTAAAGTAACCCACCATGAAGAAACCGCATCAAGATATTTTTTTCCTTCATTATCATACAGATAGGTTCCTTTTCCCCTGATAATGGGAATGGCATCATCTGCCGTCTTCATCTGTGTATAGGGATGCCAGTTCACTGCCCGGTCTCTCCTTTTTAATTCGTTGTTCATTTTTTGTAAAATGTAAAAAGTATTAATGTATTAATGACTTTTAATAATTGATAATCTATAATTTTCAACTATCAACTATCAACTATCAACTATCAACTATCAACTATCAACTATTGACCAAAGCTTCTTCCGCCTTTCTCATAGGTTTTAGTCCCAGTGTATTCAGCATTTGCATATCTTCAGATACTCCTGGATTGGGTGTTACCAATAGAGTTTCTCTTTCACCGGTAAAAATGGAATTAGCTCCTGCCATAAAGCACCATGCCTGCTCTGTTTCCGACATTTCGATGCGTCCTGCGCTCAGGCGGACCATAGATGATGGCATGACGATTCTTGCAGTAGCAATCATTCTCACCATTTCCCAGGTGTCTACTTTTGGATTATTTTCAAGAGGTGTTCCTGCTACTCTGGCTAAGGCATTGATAGGAACAGATTCAGGGTGTTTAGGCATTGTAGCTAATGTCAGCAGCATAGAAATACGGTCGCCGTTTGTTTCTCCTAGGCCTATAATTCCTCCGGAACATACTGTAATTCCAGCTTTTCTGACATTATTAATCGTATTGATTCTGTTGTCAAATGTGCGGGTGGAGATAATTTCTTCATAATACTGTTCAGAAGTGTCCAGGTTGTGGTTGTAGGCATAAAGTCCTGCTTCCTGTAAACGGATTGCCTGTTCTTCGGTTAACATTCCTAAAGTACAGCATACTTCAAGCCCTAGTTCATTCACTCCTTTTACCATGTCAATAACACGGTCGAAGTCACGGTTGTTCCGTACTTCACGCCATGCAGCGGCCATACAGAATCTTGAAGACCCAGAATCCTTTGCCTTTTGAGCATGGGCAATAACGGTTTCGGTAGGTAATAGTGCCTGTACCTTGATGTTGGTGTGGTAACGTGCTGCCTGCCCGCAATAAGAACAGTCTTCTACACAACCTCCTGTTTTAATCGATAATAAGGTAGAAATCTGTACTTCTTCCGGATTATGCCATTCCCGGTGGACGGTTGCAGCCTGGTAAATAAGCTCTAATAAAGGTTGATTAAATATTTTTTCTATTTCTTCTTTGGTCCAATCATTCCTAAGTTTTGTTTTTTTATCCATTCTGTAATTCTTTTAAATTATTTGAAATCTGTTTAATGTTTTCCTTTGTCAAATCATTGACATCGGGGATTCTGATTATTTTTGTCTTTTTTTCTGTATAGTTAATGATTACCCGTTCTGAATCGACGGGAAAAGATCCATTGAGGATCAGGTATTCTAATGTCAATCCTCTTTCTTTAAGTGCCATTATTGACAATAAAGTATGGTTGATACATCCGAGATAATTTCTCACCACCAAAACAACGGGAAGGCGAAGCTTTTCCATCAGGTCGATCATAAGTTCATGGTCTGATAATGGAACCATGAGTCCTCCTGCCCCTTCCACAATAAGCGCATTGGATGTTTCCGGCAATTGAAAATCATCTACCCGGATTTCTTTTCCTTCTTCTGATGCCGATTGATGGGGTGATGCGGCTAGTTGTAAGCGATAGGTTTCAGGATGACAAAGCACCTCATCTCCTACCCAATCACTGATTTTCATACTGTCGGTATGGTGTAAATCTCCTGACTGTATGGGTTTCCAATAATCTGCCTTGAAATAATGGGTTAAAATGGCAGAACAAACGGTTTTCCCGATTTCAGTTCCTATTCCTGTTACGAATAATTTCATTGTTTATGTTGTTTTTTTAAGCAAAAAGGCTGAATTGTAAAAACGTAAAATTGTTGAATTGCGAAATCGTTGAGAAGTAATAAAATTGGACTTATTTCTTTTATATCTATTCATTTTTTACTTTTTATAGTTCAGTTTCTTACTCATTTTTATAAATCTACCCACGCTTTTACGATTCAGCAAATCCGCTCTTACGCCTTTTTACCATTCTATACCCCTTCTCACAATTTTACGCTTTTACAATTCCGCCTATATAAATTTTACAATAGTCCTTGCCAGCTCTATAATTTCCTCTTCCGTATTAAAGCTGTGCAGGCAAATCCGTATTCTTTCAGTTCCCTCTTTTACAGTTGGACTATAGATAGGATATGTGAGCATTCCTTTTTCGGATAAAGCATTTTGTAAAGCTTTTAGTCTTTGGTTATCGGGAATTATAATAGCTTGTATTGGGCTGTTTTCAGAGGATGGACTCTTAAGCCTCTGTTTTCTGAAAAGTTTAATGTTTTTCCGCAGATCCAATGATAGTTTCTCATGCTCCTTAAGGAATTCATATCCGGTTCTAATACTCATCCACTGGATATCCTGGGCAGATGTTGTATATATAAAAGGAGATGCAAAATTGATGAGATAATCTCTGATCAATTCATTGGTCAGTATCGCTGCACCGTGGGCTCCGAGTGCTTTCCCATAAGTAACTACAGTCGCCAGAACCTGGCTTTGCAATTGGTATTTTGCTATCAATCCGTATCCCAATACTCCAAAAGCATGAGCTTCGTCAACCAGTAATCCTGCAGAATATTTTTGAGCTAATTCTGCCATTTCCTGGATTGGAGCAAAATCTCCTTCCATAGAATAGAGACTTTCAACAGCGATATAACAGTTTCCTTCAATGCGCTGGAGTTTATTCTCTAAGCTTTTAAGATCATTATGTTTAAACTTGATCTTTTTTGCATGGGACATCATGCAGGCATCATGTATGGACCGATGAATCTGTTCATCTGCAATAATCGTGTCCTGTCTTCCCGGAAGAGTCGACAATAAAGCCAGGTTAGCATTGTATCCGGACGGAAAAAGTAAAGCGGAAGGTACATGATGCTCCCGGGCAATGTATTGTTCAGTCTCGGTTACAGTAGCGCTATTTCCACTAATTAGTCTCGATCCGGTACTTCCTGATAGTAGTCCGGGATTGGCTGTTACTTCCTGAAGTATCCATTGTTGAAGTTCCTTATTCCGCGAAAGTCCCAGGTAGTCATTAGAATAAAAATCAATTCCTTTGGATCCGGATCTTAAACACCGGAAGGTTCCGTTTTCTTTTCTTTGATTCAATGCCTGTCGCAAATGGTGAAACTGAGCTGGCATTTTTTAATTAAGTTGTGCCACTTCATTAGCGATAGAACTAATCCATTGATTGTGTAATTCATGCTCAATCTTCAGGATGTTTTCAGCGTGTGCCTGCCAGTCTTCTGAAAATTCATTTAACTGGTTGATCATTTCTTCCAAGTGTCCTTCCTCTTCAAGAATAATAGACTTTACCATGATTTTGGAAGATTCTTTTGTAAGAATATCCTGATATACAGGGTAAAGTTCATCTGCACGTACTTCTATAGCATAGGTGACAAAAAGATAAGCTGCATATTTTAACTCTTCTTTATTAAGGGTAAATGCTTTCTGTAAATATTTACAGGCTTTGATATCCAGAGAATGAAGATACTGTCTTGTCGCTAATGAGGCCAGCAGTTCTTCTTTCTCATACGTTTTGCAAAAATCAGGATTGAGTTTTCCGATTTGTTTTTTCAGATAATATGCATGGCGATGCTCTTCTGCGGCATGTTTCAGCTGAATCTGGCTGACCTGAGTTGGATGTTCACAGCTGGAAATCTTTCTGGCTCCTGCATTCTCCATAAAAGATAAAGTATTCAGCCATTTGGCATGGGTCTGATTGTCCTTTACAATACGCTCTAATAAATTGTAAAATTCCATGTATTTTTATTTTGGATCAAATGTAGTATATTGCCGGATGGTTGAATGGTGCCAGTTTTAATATTATGGATAGTCCGGTTGAAATTCCTTATCAAAGTTTTGTTAAAATTAACAGAACATCAGACACTTCAATTTATATGCAGATTGCCAATCAGTTGATTAATGCTATTCAGCGAGGCTTTCTTCCTTTTGGAACCAAGCTTCCGGGAACCAGAGCGTTAAGTCAGACACTGGAAGTGCACCGGAATACGATTGTTGCGGTTTATGATGAATTATTTGCACAAGGATGGGTAGAAAGTATTCCTAATAAAGGAACTTTTATCATCGGTAAAGATCAGGATGAACCTTTAAAGTTTAAAAATTTTGAATCCGATGAGCTCGATCATTATCCTAAAGTGACCGGTTTTTCCTTTAAAACATCCAATATTCTTGATAATCCTTTTGAACACTCCGCTTGTGAATATTTATTTAATGATGGGGTTCCGGATATCCGGTTAACGCAGATTGACCAGCATTCTAAAATTTACAGTGCTATCCTGAAACGAAAAGGGCATCATAAAATGCTGGGACATTATAATCATGATGGCAGTGAGTTTTTCAAAAAAAATCTATCTCGGTACCTTAATCTCTCTCGTGGTTTACCTATTTCCAAAAATAACCTTCTCATTACCCGCAGTACCGAAATGAGTATTTATATTGTTTCAGAAGTTTTGCTGTCACAAGGCGATACAGTTCTCGTAGGCGCGCTAAGCTATTTCTCCGTTAATATGATTTTTCAGAAAGCTGGAGTCAACATTATATCAATGCCGATCGATGAGGAAGGGATTATGGTAGAACATGTAAGGGAAGCCTGTAAAAAACAGAAAATCAGAATGCTTTACCTGACTCCCCATCATCATTATCCTACTACTGTAACGCTGAGTGCCCAACGGCGACTCGAGTTATTGAATCTGGCCAATGAATTTGGATTCATTATCCTTGAAGATGATTACGACTATGACTTTCATTATGATAAAAGTCCTATTCTACCACTGGCCAGTGCAGATACAAATGGGATGGTCGTTTATATTGGTTCATTTGGGAAATCACTCGCACCAGGATTCCGGACAGGCTTTATCGTAGCTCCGGAGAACCTGATGGCTGAATTGCGGAAACATTTAGGAATTATAGACCGGCAGGGCGATATTTTAATGGAACAGGTGCTTGGTGAAATGATCGCTGAGGGAGAAATTCACCGCTATCTCAAAAAGTCAGTGAAGATTTACCAGGAAAGGAGGAATCATTTTGCTGCATTACTGGAGGAATGTTTGGGAGATCTTATCCGGTTTCAAATACCCTCAGGCGGACTTGCCATCTGGATAGAATGGAATGTTCCGATTAATCTGATGCAGCTGAGCAGGAATTGTACTCAGAATAACCTTTTTATCCCTAAAACCCTGCTCTATCAGAATAAAAATCTTACTGCTATGAGGCTGGGATATGGTCATCTGGATTTTGATGAGATGAAAAACAGTATTACAATTCTTTCAGGTACCGTAAGGGCGATGTTGGAGTAAAATGATGGCATTTTTGGGGATTGCTTTTCTTCATTTTATTCTATAAAAAGAAGTTTTCTTAGAGCCTGTTTAAAAAAGTAATAATAAAAAATAGTAAAGGTTAAAAGTTGCATAAAAATTGTCATTTTAGAGTTGCAAAAGAAAAAAACATCAATGTATCCAACGGACTTAACCCAAACTCAGTGGCAATTTATAAAAAAAGCATTAGATTTTGATGACAGAAAACGAAAATATGATTTGGTTGTCATTTGGAATGCTATCAGTTATTTAGTAAAAACAGGCTGTCAATGGAGACTTTTACCTCATGATTTTCCCAAATGGCAATTGGTTTATTACTATTATTCAAAATGGTCAAATCTGGAGATTTTCGATTTATTATTATCAAAATTGAGAGAGGAAGTACGACGAAACAGGGGTCAGAAAGCGCAGGCAAGTTTAGGAATTATTGACAGTCAAAGTGTTCGTTGGGGAAATAACCGTTCACTCAATGGCTTTGACGGAGGTAAAAAAATAAAAGGAATCAAGAGACACGTTGTGGTAGACAAAAATGGTTTTTTGTTAGCCGTAATGGTAAGTGTAGCCAATGTTCATGACAGTAAGGCTGCATTGTTACTGATCAAAACACTGCGATATTTACTAATTCCGCTTCAGGTAATCCTGGCGGACGGAGGTTATAGAGGAGAGATTATTGAGGAAATAAGAATTAAGTTTAATTATATCATTCAGATCGTAATGCGGAGTGACAAAAAAGTAAAAGGGTTTGAGCCAATTCATAAACGATGGATTATAGAGCGTACATTTGCTTGGTTTGATAACGATAGAAGATTATGCAGAAATTATGAACTC from Chryseobacterium piperi encodes:
- the bioA gene encoding adenosylmethionine--8-amino-7-oxononanoate transaminase, which translates into the protein MNNELKRRDRAVNWHPYTQMKTADDAIPIIRGKGTYLYDNEGKKYLDAVSSWWVTLHGHAHPYIAQKVFNQLNTLEQVIFAGFTHEPAIQLSENLLNLLPENQGKVFYSDNGSTAVEVALKMSIQYAYNQGKAKNKILAFKDAYHGDTFGAMSVSGRSAWTQPFGGMLFEVIFIDTPHSGNLDDLKTQISNVADETACFIYEPLVQGAAGMLMHSAEDLSELMKFCRTKEIILIQDEVFTGFGRTGKLFAAHHLSEQPDIMCFSKGLTGGTMPMGITTCSEEIFNAFLSDDKYKTLFHGHSFTANPLACTAALASMELLLQENTQFAIQRICKQHSDFTKILNEHDLVENVRQTGTILAWDLKTDQGTSYFNETGKKIYDEFLSRGIIMRPLGNTMYLVPPYCITYEELDFIYKNIIKVLHLFLQQK
- the bioD gene encoding dethiobiotin synthase, with product MKLFVTGIGTEIGKTVCSAILTHYFKADYWKPIQSGDLHHTDSMKISDWVGDEVLCHPETYRLQLAASPHQSASEEGKEIRVDDFQLPETSNALIVEGAGGLMVPLSDHELMIDLMEKLRLPVVLVVRNYLGCINHTLLSIMALKERGLTLEYLILNGSFPVDSERVIINYTEKKTKIIRIPDVNDLTKENIKQISNNLKELQNG
- the bioB gene encoding biotin synthase BioB → MDKKTKLRNDWTKEEIEKIFNQPLLELIYQAATVHREWHNPEEVQISTLLSIKTGGCVEDCSYCGQAARYHTNIKVQALLPTETVIAHAQKAKDSGSSRFCMAAAWREVRNNRDFDRVIDMVKGVNELGLEVCCTLGMLTEEQAIRLQEAGLYAYNHNLDTSEQYYEEIISTRTFDNRINTINNVRKAGITVCSGGIIGLGETNGDRISMLLTLATMPKHPESVPINALARVAGTPLENNPKVDTWEMVRMIATARIVMPSSMVRLSAGRIEMSETEQAWCFMAGANSIFTGERETLLVTPNPGVSEDMQMLNTLGLKPMRKAEEALVNS
- a CDS encoding chloride channel protein — protein: MKIHNKRKYLSFLKFKRDFQKYGLEKVRSYELILHWLSNRLSRSQFLILSGILVGCTAGLAGVILKTLVHTIHYFIVNKVHFEYQILFYIVFPFLGIVLTTSIVLTLFKGQDRKGIGAILYEIAQNSSIVSSVKMYSQIVQSAITVGLGGSAGLESPIAVTGAAIGSNYAQTYRLGYKERTLLLAAGATAGIASAFNAPIAGVMFAFEILLTGVVFSDFIPLVVAAVCGSLLSRILLQEDILFRFHARESFNYHNVPYYLILGIVAGLYARYFVIISQKVEHFIKELKISRMRKAMVGGAALSLLCVLFPPLFGEGYETVKDFTNGNTHSIIENSLFRYFEIGNWTVILFLILICLLKAFATSITIFSGGNGGNFAPSLFAGGTLGFLFAMICKQIGFEDVPVTNLVLVGMAGAMSGVLYAPLTAIFLIAESSFGYDLFIPLMIVSVISFLIAKWFSAISPELKNMADEGKIFTHEHDKNLMSSLRTKDLIDFDSQVISSEAPINDLYELIKNSKKNIFAIVDDEKTLKGILTLDDIRPLLFNRDKDASITIQQLMKAPPAVIHPGDEPLKIIQIFDDTGVWNLPVVDAYNRFIGFVSKSTVLMSYRELLKKYSD
- a CDS encoding aminotransferase-like domain-containing protein, encoding MDSPVEIPYQSFVKINRTSDTSIYMQIANQLINAIQRGFLPFGTKLPGTRALSQTLEVHRNTIVAVYDELFAQGWVESIPNKGTFIIGKDQDEPLKFKNFESDELDHYPKVTGFSFKTSNILDNPFEHSACEYLFNDGVPDIRLTQIDQHSKIYSAILKRKGHHKMLGHYNHDGSEFFKKNLSRYLNLSRGLPISKNNLLITRSTEMSIYIVSEVLLSQGDTVLVGALSYFSVNMIFQKAGVNIISMPIDEEGIMVEHVREACKKQKIRMLYLTPHHHYPTTVTLSAQRRLELLNLANEFGFIILEDDYDYDFHYDKSPILPLASADTNGMVVYIGSFGKSLAPGFRTGFIVAPENLMAELRKHLGIIDRQGDILMEQVLGEMIAEGEIHRYLKKSVKIYQERRNHFAALLEECLGDLIRFQIPSGGLAIWIEWNVPINLMQLSRNCTQNNLFIPKTLLYQNKNLTAMRLGYGHLDFDEMKNSITILSGTVRAMLE
- a CDS encoding aminotransferase class I/II-fold pyridoxal phosphate-dependent enzyme; this translates as MPAQFHHLRQALNQRKENGTFRCLRSGSKGIDFYSNDYLGLSRNKELQQWILQEVTANPGLLSGSTGSRLISGNSATVTETEQYIAREHHVPSALLFPSGYNANLALLSTLPGRQDTIIADEQIHRSIHDACMMSHAKKIKFKHNDLKSLENKLQRIEGNCYIAVESLYSMEGDFAPIQEMAELAQKYSAGLLVDEAHAFGVLGYGLIAKYQLQSQVLATVVTYGKALGAHGAAILTNELIRDYLINFASPFIYTTSAQDIQWMSIRTGYEFLKEHEKLSLDLRKNIKLFRKQRLKSPSSENSPIQAIIIPDNQRLKALQNALSEKGMLTYPIYSPTVKEGTERIRICLHSFNTEEEIIELARTIVKFI
- a CDS encoding IS5 family transposase, with translation MYPTDLTQTQWQFIKKALDFDDRKRKYDLVVIWNAISYLVKTGCQWRLLPHDFPKWQLVYYYYSKWSNLEIFDLLLSKLREEVRRNRGQKAQASLGIIDSQSVRWGNNRSLNGFDGGKKIKGIKRHVVVDKNGFLLAVMVSVANVHDSKAALLLIKTLRYLLIPLQVILADGGYRGEIIEEIRIKFNYIIQIVMRSDKKVKGFEPIHKRWIIERTFAWFDNDRRLCRNYELLMESSENMVKLSAIKLLLNKI
- a CDS encoding alpha/beta hydrolase; amino-acid sequence: MKNLISLFLVFISFTQISAQQIIHKEIFSPKMNKKIKTIIITPSLKPKTTYKTVYILHGFSGNPDRIVKEDLPNLTEKAKAYNTIYILPDGNYSSWYADSPIVKDSQYQTFIGKELVEFIDKNYPTKKEKRYRGILGWSMGGYGAMNIGVTYQDTFGTVGSSCGALDLKSLGKGYEQYKVNAVLGPLESLDPKFLTDSKIEKMIDSQQNYILDCGTEDQQMITMNRKFHEKLVAGKIQHLYIESLGGHTTAYWSRSLSDQLALFNKYFDNK